In Janibacter sp. CX7, a single genomic region encodes these proteins:
- a CDS encoding NAD(P)H-binding protein — translation MTETSTPFAAPEEPGTALVTGATGYIGGLLVPRLLDDGWTVRVLTRSSERLRGRDWADRVEVVEGDATSEADLRRALSGTDVAYYLVHSMDGGGDLARRDRELAEGFAAAADEAGVGRIVYLGGLHPEGADLSEHLASRVEVGQILLDGPVPAAVLQAAVVLGDGSVSFDMLRYLTERLPVMVAPRWLRNRIQPIAIDDALHYLVGAASLPAEVDRAFDIGGPEVLTYEQMIQRFATVTGLRRRVVVTLPVLTPWLASHWVGVVTPVDAGVAKPLVGSLVHEVVRREHDLDALVGLPAQGLVGFDEAVRRAMRGVRR, via the coding sequence ATGACCGAAACTTCCACCCCCTTCGCCGCGCCGGAAGAGCCCGGCACCGCACTCGTCACCGGCGCCACCGGCTACATCGGCGGGCTGCTCGTGCCCCGGCTGCTCGACGACGGCTGGACGGTGCGGGTCCTCACGCGCTCGAGTGAGCGGCTGCGCGGCCGCGACTGGGCCGACCGTGTCGAGGTCGTCGAGGGCGACGCGACGTCCGAGGCCGACCTGCGCCGGGCACTGTCGGGGACCGACGTCGCCTATTACCTCGTGCACTCGATGGACGGCGGGGGTGATCTCGCGCGCCGCGACCGAGAGCTCGCTGAGGGCTTCGCCGCGGCCGCGGACGAGGCCGGAGTGGGGCGCATCGTCTACCTGGGCGGCTTGCACCCCGAGGGTGCGGACCTGTCGGAGCACCTCGCCTCGCGCGTCGAGGTCGGGCAGATCCTGCTCGACGGGCCGGTGCCGGCCGCGGTGCTCCAGGCGGCGGTCGTGCTGGGCGACGGGTCGGTCTCCTTCGACATGCTGCGCTACCTCACCGAGCGGCTACCCGTGATGGTCGCGCCGCGGTGGTTGCGCAACCGGATCCAGCCGATCGCGATCGACGACGCGCTGCACTACCTCGTCGGTGCGGCGTCCCTGCCCGCTGAGGTCGACCGGGCCTTCGACATCGGGGGGCCCGAGGTGCTGACCTACGAGCAGATGATCCAGCGCTTCGCGACGGTGACCGGACTGCGGCGACGGGTGGTCGTCACGCTGCCGGTGCTCACGCCGTGGCTCGCGAGCCACTGGGTCGGGGTCGTCACCCCGGTCGACGCCGGCGTGGCGAAGCCGCTCGTCGGCAGCCTCGTGCACGAGGTAGTGCGGCGCGAGCACGACCTCGACGCCCTCGTGGGTCTGCCCGCGCAGGGACTCGTCGGCTTCGACGAGGCGGTCCGGCGGGCGATGCGCGGGGTGCGGCGCTAG
- a CDS encoding DUF1365 domain-containing protein: MTTAPTFTTLPSLPSLVVGTVSHRRRTPMDHSFTHPHYQWLVDLADLPRHRWPLRLLTRIEARDHLSGGAAGGGIRGDLERFLARRGVDLDPTDRVVMLAHARVLGHVFDPLTVYWCLAPDGGLRATVLEVHNTYGERHAYLLDLDDRGRTRTDKQFYVSPFNDTRGTYDVRVHLDADRVAVTVALDRDGERVLTATTTGAIRQASRAAVVRTALRHLPMTWRVTALIRLHGVWLWARRLPIQPRSPHHQEDLR; encoded by the coding sequence GTGACCACCGCGCCCACATTCACCACGCTTCCGTCCCTGCCGAGCCTCGTCGTCGGGACGGTGAGCCATCGACGCCGGACCCCCATGGACCACTCCTTCACGCACCCGCACTACCAGTGGCTCGTCGACCTCGCCGACCTGCCGCGGCACCGGTGGCCGCTGCGGCTGCTCACTCGCATCGAGGCGCGCGACCACCTCTCGGGTGGCGCGGCAGGAGGCGGGATCCGTGGCGACCTCGAGCGCTTCCTCGCTCGTCGGGGCGTCGACCTCGATCCCACCGACCGGGTCGTCATGCTCGCCCACGCGCGCGTGCTCGGCCACGTCTTCGACCCGCTCACCGTCTACTGGTGCCTCGCGCCCGACGGGGGGCTGCGCGCCACGGTCCTCGAGGTGCACAACACCTACGGCGAGCGGCACGCCTACCTGCTCGACCTCGACGACCGAGGGCGGACGCGTACCGACAAGCAGTTCTACGTCTCGCCCTTCAACGACACCCGCGGCACCTACGATGTGCGCGTGCACCTCGACGCGGACCGGGTCGCGGTCACCGTCGCGCTCGATCGCGACGGCGAGCGGGTGCTCACGGCGACGACCACCGGGGCGATCCGGCAGGCGTCGCGAGCTGCGGTGGTGCGCACCGCCCTTCGCCACCTGCCCATGACCTGGCGGGTCACCGCTCTGATCCGACTCCACGGCGTCTGGCTGTGGGCCAGGCGCCTGCCGATCCAGCCCCGCAGCCCCCACCACCAGGAGGACCTGAGATGA
- a CDS encoding NAD(P)/FAD-dependent oxidoreductase has product MTEPRDRASRPTAAIIGGGVSGLTAAHVLARSYDVTLFEADERLGGHAHTHTVDTAAGEVRVDSGFIVHNERTYPHLLRLFRELDIATRPTEMSMSITCDGCGLSWAGGRGAAAVLAQPRRAADPRFVRMLWEIPRFHRAARALLHQPGGGQSPDDPTWGEFLEEGGFSSYFVAHFALPLVSCVWSSGDDDSLDYPARHLFAFLEHHGMLSVSGSPTWRTVVGGSATYVDALAARLGEVRTSAPVTSVTRHPDGVDVRTAAGVTSFDRAVVATHADQALALLADATLQEREDLAAIRYSRNATVLHRDASLLPTAPRARASWNYRSATCGGADRPRVTYWMNRLQGFDETGDQLLVSLNSADDFAEGSVVARMDYAHPVFTREAVAAAARLRTAGGDRLAFAGAHLGWGFHEDGCRSGVEAAQRLGVTW; this is encoded by the coding sequence GTGACCGAGCCCCGAGACCGAGCCTCTCGACCCACCGCAGCCATCATTGGTGGCGGGGTCTCCGGCCTGACCGCCGCCCACGTCCTCGCCCGGTCCTACGACGTCACCCTCTTCGAGGCGGACGAGCGCCTCGGCGGCCACGCCCACACGCACACTGTGGACACCGCCGCCGGGGAGGTCCGGGTCGACTCGGGCTTCATCGTCCACAACGAGCGCACCTACCCCCACCTTCTGCGACTCTTCCGCGAGCTCGACATCGCGACTCGGCCGACCGAGATGAGCATGTCCATCACCTGCGACGGGTGCGGCCTGTCGTGGGCCGGGGGGCGTGGCGCCGCAGCGGTGCTCGCGCAGCCCCGGCGGGCGGCCGACCCCCGCTTCGTGCGGATGCTCTGGGAGATCCCGCGCTTCCACCGCGCCGCGCGGGCGCTCCTGCACCAGCCGGGGGGAGGGCAGTCCCCGGACGACCCGACGTGGGGCGAGTTCCTCGAGGAGGGCGGCTTCTCGTCGTACTTCGTGGCGCACTTCGCGCTCCCGCTCGTCTCCTGCGTCTGGTCGTCCGGGGACGATGACTCGCTCGACTACCCCGCCCGGCACCTCTTCGCCTTCCTCGAGCACCACGGCATGCTCAGCGTCTCCGGCTCGCCCACGTGGCGGACCGTGGTCGGCGGATCCGCCACCTATGTCGACGCGCTCGCCGCGCGGCTGGGCGAGGTGCGCACCAGTGCTCCGGTCACCTCCGTGACGCGACACCCCGACGGCGTCGACGTGCGCACCGCCGCCGGGGTTACGTCCTTCGACCGGGCGGTCGTCGCGACCCACGCCGACCAGGCGCTCGCCCTGCTCGCCGACGCGACTCTGCAGGAGAGGGAGGACCTCGCCGCGATCCGCTACTCCCGCAACGCGACGGTGCTGCACCGCGATGCCAGCCTGCTCCCGACGGCACCGCGGGCCCGGGCCTCGTGGAACTACCGCAGCGCCACGTGCGGTGGCGCCGACCGGCCCCGGGTCACCTACTGGATGAACCGCTTGCAGGGCTTTGACGAGACCGGTGACCAGTTGCTCGTCTCGCTCAACTCTGCCGATGACTTCGCCGAAGGGAGTGTCGTCGCCCGGATGGACTACGCACACCCGGTCTTCACCCGGGAGGCCGTCGCTGCCGCCGCGCGGCTGCGCACCGCGGGCGGCGACCGGCTCGCCTTCGCGGGGGCGCACCTGGGCTGGGGATTCCACGAGGACGGGTGCCGCTCGGGCGTCGAGGCCGCGCAGCGTCTCGGGGTGACCTGGTGA
- a CDS encoding SDR family oxidoreductase has product MSSLVGQRVWLVGASSGIGAALADELHERGAIVAVSARRADRLDELSRGRFATVPVDVTDHAAVLEGARQVGETIGPIDTVVWCAGYWHTFDATDWQAEEFARHVEVNLLGLGHVIDATVPEMVARRSGHVVGVASVAGYRGLSGAEAYAATKSAQITLLESMRASLSAKGVRVTTVCPGFVRTEMTESNSFPMPFIIDADEAAREIADGLESGRPEIVFPWPMAVTMKLARLLPVRAWTALSARLAGSS; this is encoded by the coding sequence GTGAGCAGCCTGGTGGGGCAGCGGGTCTGGCTCGTCGGGGCGTCGAGCGGCATCGGCGCGGCTCTCGCCGATGAGCTGCACGAGCGCGGCGCGATCGTCGCCGTGAGCGCGCGCCGGGCGGATCGGCTCGACGAGCTGTCCCGCGGGCGCTTCGCGACCGTCCCGGTCGACGTGACCGACCACGCCGCGGTGCTCGAGGGGGCACGGCAGGTGGGCGAGACCATCGGGCCCATCGACACGGTCGTGTGGTGTGCCGGCTACTGGCACACCTTCGACGCGACCGACTGGCAGGCCGAGGAGTTCGCCCGGCATGTCGAGGTCAACCTGCTCGGGCTCGGGCACGTCATCGACGCGACCGTGCCCGAGATGGTCGCCCGGCGCAGCGGGCACGTCGTGGGGGTCGCGTCGGTCGCAGGCTACCGCGGGCTCTCCGGTGCAGAGGCCTACGCCGCAACGAAGTCGGCCCAGATCACCCTCCTGGAGTCCATGCGAGCGTCCTTGTCCGCGAAGGGAGTTCGCGTTACGACGGTCTGCCCCGGCTTCGTCCGGACGGAGATGACGGAGAGCAACTCCTTCCCCATGCCTTTCATCATCGACGCCGACGAGGCGGCGCGCGAGATCGCCGACGGCCTCGAGTCGGGCCGACCCGAGATCGTCTTCCCGTGGCCCATGGCGGTGACGATGAAGCTCGCCCGCCTCCTGCCGGTGCGCGCATGGACGGCGCTGTCCGCGCGACTGGCGGGGAGCTCGTGA
- a CDS encoding M20/M25/M40 family metallo-hydrolase: MHSSPDETPDRTADRPTGDDHATTSRLPRRAFLGGVGVAVMGVATAGGAGAFQRTSPPSTGMSGAAIPAADMDPLDLLKRMLSFDTQNSGQGGKTRPHAEMLKAVWERAGVTAEIIDTPQPDNVHLLARIPGQGSEKPLLILGHSDVVPVEEENWDVDPFAGEVVDGEIYGRGALDMKGANSAMISALLRHLDEGATFDRDIIVLTDCDEEAGSYGSGWLAENHWDKIDAGCVLTEGGWFLAQSDKTTPMLITATRQDNVYFNIDIVAKGTATHSSKPMPDDSAIVTLSRALTTLGEWEARVELTDVTREYFQALADATTNRDFAKAIRLMLKAKSQPSRERAAALVVKHSDYPYLHRALLRTTHAFVIQEAGYKENVIPSEATTRVNCRGIPGGEKPREFLAAVRKLLADKEVEVVLAGNPGESEEQALARLDTTWATPPADIDTDLWRALESAAEETYEGTPFAPALFEAGTSLGPWREKGVPGYGVYPYVLSNEQLIGMHGNNERIYVEALQQGSDYMYEVFGALRV, translated from the coding sequence ATGCACAGCTCGCCCGACGAGACCCCTGACCGGACCGCTGACCGCCCTACCGGTGACGACCACGCCACGACCAGCCGACTGCCGCGCCGCGCCTTCCTCGGCGGCGTGGGTGTCGCCGTCATGGGGGTGGCCACCGCGGGAGGCGCCGGGGCCTTCCAGCGCACGTCGCCCCCTTCGACCGGCATGTCGGGGGCGGCGATCCCGGCCGCGGACATGGACCCGCTCGACCTGCTCAAGCGGATGCTGTCCTTCGACACGCAGAACAGCGGCCAGGGTGGCAAGACCCGGCCGCACGCCGAGATGCTCAAGGCGGTGTGGGAGCGCGCCGGCGTGACGGCCGAGATCATCGACACCCCGCAGCCGGACAACGTCCACCTGCTCGCCCGCATCCCCGGACAGGGCAGCGAGAAGCCGCTGCTCATCCTCGGCCACTCCGACGTCGTGCCCGTAGAGGAGGAAAACTGGGACGTCGACCCCTTCGCCGGCGAGGTCGTCGACGGCGAGATCTACGGCCGCGGTGCGCTCGACATGAAGGGCGCCAACTCCGCGATGATCAGCGCCCTGCTCCGACACCTCGACGAGGGCGCCACCTTCGACCGCGACATCATCGTGCTCACCGACTGCGACGAGGAGGCCGGCTCCTACGGCTCGGGCTGGCTGGCGGAGAACCACTGGGACAAGATCGACGCGGGTTGCGTTCTGACAGAAGGAGGTTGGTTCCTCGCGCAGAGCGACAAGACGACGCCGATGCTCATCACCGCCACCCGGCAGGACAACGTCTACTTCAACATCGACATCGTCGCGAAGGGCACCGCCACGCACTCGTCGAAGCCGATGCCCGACGACTCCGCGATCGTCACGCTCTCGCGGGCGCTGACGACGCTCGGCGAGTGGGAGGCGCGGGTGGAGCTCACCGACGTCACCCGCGAGTACTTCCAGGCGCTCGCCGACGCGACGACCAACCGGGACTTCGCCAAGGCGATCCGCCTGATGCTCAAGGCGAAGAGCCAGCCCTCGCGCGAGCGGGCCGCCGCGCTCGTCGTCAAGCACTCCGACTACCCCTATTTGCACCGCGCGCTGCTGCGCACGACGCACGCCTTCGTCATCCAGGAGGCGGGGTACAAGGAAAACGTCATCCCCTCGGAGGCGACGACGCGCGTCAACTGCCGCGGGATCCCCGGTGGGGAGAAGCCGCGCGAGTTCCTCGCCGCGGTGCGCAAGCTGCTCGCGGACAAGGAGGTCGAGGTCGTCCTCGCCGGCAACCCCGGCGAGAGCGAGGAGCAGGCGCTGGCCCGGCTCGACACGACCTGGGCGACGCCGCCGGCCGACATCGACACCGACCTGTGGCGGGCGCTCGAGTCGGCCGCGGAGGAGACCTACGAGGGCACCCCCTTCGCCCCGGCGCTCTTCGAGGCCGGCACGAGCCTCGGCCCGTGGCGGGAGAAGGGCGTGCCCGGCTACGGCGTCTACCCCTATGTGCTGAGCAACGAGCAGCTCATCGGCATGCACGGCAACAACGAGCGGATCTACGTCGAGGCGCTCCAGCAGGGCAGCGACTACATGTACGAGGTCTTCGGCGCGCTGCGGGTCTGA
- a CDS encoding MerR family transcriptional regulator has product MYTIKRAAELTGVPAATLRAWERRYDVVEPQRTEAGYRLYDDETLARLRTMAELVADGWTASNAAAEAGRRHSGTGSPSPAPSATPDPPAPSRADGPHVEAPPSHLSTPPSSGDEATRRLLDAAAAMDPAGVAAVLDERFATGSFEAVVDDWLMPALVELGEAWADGRVTVAGEHLVAHTVLRRLAAAFDAAASRTGGPRVIVGLPAGAHHELGIFAFAVALRRLGVDVVYLGADLPTDAWTAALTAHTARCVVIGVPRRPDARAARTLVGTLADHDGVTVCVGGSHQDDVEAATRLGHAVGPAAAEVSRLLRGGRRRPAPA; this is encoded by the coding sequence ATGTACACGATCAAACGCGCCGCCGAGCTGACCGGCGTCCCCGCCGCCACGCTGCGGGCCTGGGAGCGCCGCTACGACGTGGTCGAGCCGCAGCGCACCGAAGCCGGATACCGCCTCTACGACGACGAGACGCTGGCGCGGCTGCGCACGATGGCCGAGCTCGTCGCCGACGGCTGGACGGCGAGCAATGCTGCGGCAGAGGCAGGCCGACGCCACAGCGGCACGGGGTCACCCTCCCCCGCACCATCGGCCACCCCCGACCCACCCGCCCCCTCGCGGGCGGACGGCCCCCACGTCGAGGCTCCTCCGTCGCACCTCAGCACACCGCCTTCGTCCGGCGACGAGGCGACCCGGCGGCTGCTCGACGCCGCCGCTGCGATGGACCCGGCCGGGGTCGCCGCGGTTCTCGACGAGCGATTCGCCACCGGCTCCTTCGAGGCGGTCGTCGACGACTGGCTGATGCCCGCCCTCGTCGAGCTCGGCGAAGCCTGGGCCGACGGCCGGGTCACGGTCGCCGGCGAGCACCTCGTCGCGCACACCGTGCTGCGACGGCTCGCTGCCGCCTTCGACGCCGCCGCCAGCCGGACCGGTGGACCACGCGTGATCGTCGGCCTGCCCGCCGGGGCGCACCACGAGCTGGGGATCTTCGCCTTCGCCGTCGCCCTGCGTCGGCTGGGCGTCGACGTCGTCTACCTGGGCGCCGACCTGCCGACCGACGCCTGGACCGCTGCTCTGACGGCCCACACCGCGCGGTGCGTGGTCATCGGCGTGCCGCGGCGCCCGGACGCCCGCGCGGCCCGCACGCTCGTCGGGACCCTCGCCGACCACGACGGGGTGACCGTCTGCGTCGGCGGCAGCCACCAGGACGACGTCGAGGCGGCCACCCGGCTCGGGCACGCCGTCGGGCCCGCCGCCGCGGAAGTGAGCCGGCTCCTGCGGGGCGGCCGCCGGCGCCCGGCCCCTGCGTAG
- a CDS encoding cyclopropane-fatty-acyl-phospholipid synthase family protein — MTAPALDRPLCLRRPSLRPWCVRAHLARPILATVLGRVPVRVTLPDGRALGGAADDPAAPTLRMLRPTALYERMAHHPKIGLGEGYMAGDWDAAPGTDLADALVPFAERMTTMIPAGLSRLRRVVDRSIPAATRNTLSGSRTNIEAHYDLSNELFAAFLDETLSYSSALFDPSRPVAEQSLEEAQRAKIEAVLDAADVRAGARVLEIGSGWGSLAIAAAQRGAHVTTITLSGEQAELARERIAAAGLAEQVEVRVQDYREVAGEFDAVVSVEMIEAVGEEYWPTYFRAIDDLLAPGGVAAIQSILMSHDRYLATRRSYGWIQKHIFPGGLIPSTRAIEETTERHTSLRVTSAHHFGQDYAVTLRRWRERFLEQWPTISAAGFDETFRRTWEFYLAYCEAGFAAGYLDVAQIRLEREVLL; from the coding sequence ATGACTGCCCCCGCCCTCGACCGACCGCTGTGCCTGCGCCGGCCCTCCCTCCGACCGTGGTGCGTGCGCGCGCACCTGGCCCGCCCGATCCTCGCCACGGTGCTCGGCCGGGTCCCGGTCCGGGTCACCCTGCCCGACGGTCGCGCGCTCGGCGGCGCGGCCGACGACCCCGCCGCTCCGACCCTGCGGATGCTGCGCCCCACCGCGCTCTACGAGCGGATGGCGCACCACCCGAAGATCGGGCTCGGCGAGGGCTACATGGCCGGCGACTGGGACGCGGCGCCGGGCACCGACTTGGCCGACGCGCTCGTGCCCTTCGCGGAGCGGATGACGACGATGATCCCGGCTGGCCTCAGCCGACTGCGCCGGGTCGTCGACCGGAGCATCCCGGCCGCTACCCGCAACACTCTCTCCGGGTCCCGGACCAACATCGAGGCGCACTACGACCTGAGCAACGAGCTCTTCGCCGCCTTCCTCGACGAGACGCTCAGCTACAGCTCTGCGCTCTTCGACCCCTCCCGACCCGTGGCGGAGCAGAGCCTCGAGGAGGCGCAGCGGGCCAAGATCGAGGCGGTGCTCGACGCCGCCGACGTGCGGGCCGGCGCCCGGGTCCTCGAGATCGGGTCCGGGTGGGGGTCACTCGCGATTGCCGCCGCCCAGCGCGGGGCGCACGTCACGACGATCACGCTGTCGGGCGAGCAGGCCGAGCTCGCCCGCGAGCGCATCGCGGCTGCCGGGCTCGCGGAGCAGGTCGAAGTGCGGGTGCAGGACTACCGCGAGGTCGCCGGGGAGTTCGACGCGGTCGTCAGCGTCGAGATGATCGAGGCGGTCGGCGAGGAGTACTGGCCGACCTACTTCCGGGCGATCGACGACTTGCTCGCCCCCGGTGGGGTTGCCGCGATCCAGTCGATCCTCATGTCGCACGACCGCTACCTCGCGACCCGTCGCTCCTACGGGTGGATCCAGAAGCACATCTTCCCCGGAGGCCTCATCCCCTCGACCCGGGCGATCGAGGAGACGACCGAGCGGCACACCTCGCTGCGGGTGACGAGCGCGCACCACTTCGGCCAGGACTACGCGGTGACGCTGCGCCGGTGGCGCGAGCGCTTCCTGGAGCAGTGGCCGACGATCTCCGCGGCGGGCTTCGACGAGACCTTCCGGCGCACGTGGGAGTTCTACCTCGCCTACTGCGAGGCCGGCTTCGCTGCCGGCTACCTCGACGTGGCGCAGATCCGCCTCGAGCGCGAGGTGCTGTTGTGA
- a CDS encoding CPBP family intramembrane glutamic endopeptidase, translated as MIHPVVELRAFIAAAVVAPVPRDHREPDALVRRRRVVSALTLVVGAVVLAVTLRIPPGDESFYVGGLALAGVWAVGSLAAGRLHVGWAHTRESGLARPVVQPVALALLAVGVFVAGAVVVGAVPWLADRVDAVLDHARYGSLPIVWLITVVTGVGEELFFRGALFAAVGSRHALAVTTLVYTLVTAATGNVMLTFAALLLGLLTGAQRRVTGGVLAPVITHVIWSSSMLVLLPPALDLLR; from the coding sequence ATGATCCACCCCGTGGTGGAGCTGCGGGCCTTCATCGCAGCAGCGGTTGTCGCGCCGGTGCCGCGTGATCACCGGGAGCCCGACGCGCTGGTACGCCGACGCCGGGTGGTCAGCGCGCTGACCCTCGTCGTCGGAGCGGTCGTCCTCGCGGTGACCCTGCGCATCCCGCCTGGTGACGAGTCCTTCTACGTCGGCGGGCTGGCGCTCGCCGGGGTGTGGGCGGTCGGGAGCCTGGCGGCCGGGAGGCTGCACGTCGGGTGGGCACACACGCGCGAGTCCGGGCTGGCGCGACCGGTGGTGCAGCCCGTGGCACTGGCGCTGCTCGCCGTCGGAGTCTTCGTCGCCGGCGCCGTCGTCGTCGGCGCGGTGCCGTGGCTCGCCGACCGGGTCGATGCGGTGCTCGACCACGCCCGCTACGGCTCGCTGCCGATCGTCTGGCTCATCACCGTCGTGACGGGGGTCGGCGAGGAGCTCTTCTTCCGCGGGGCCCTCTTCGCCGCGGTCGGTAGTCGGCACGCGCTCGCCGTGACGACCCTCGTCTACACACTTGTCACCGCCGCCACCGGCAACGTCATGCTCACCTTTGCTGCCCTGCTGCTGGGGCTGCTCACCGGGGCCCAGCGTCGGGTCACCGGGGGAGTGCTCGCCCCGGTCATCACCCATGTCATCTGGTCCAGCTCGATGCTCGTGCTCCTTCCACCCGCCCTCGACCTCCTGAGGTGA
- a CDS encoding IclR family transcriptional regulator has translation MSTLQTLDRGLEAIEIISRRTSGTSPAALADELGVHRAGAYRVLATLEQRHLVAKGSDGLYRLGSGALAYAGRFMSQYRLAAQPLVQDLADGTGCTAFVSIADRDESVAVAVAEPGARGAIGISYQIGTRHPIAHGADGIAILAQRPAAATDAEAVRVARELGYAVSDGQVQPGTVGLAIGTGSIADEVEGSIGVIRLGAPADLDIDSLLPHVQRARDLVSQL, from the coding sequence ATGAGCACCCTGCAGACCCTCGACCGCGGCCTCGAGGCGATCGAGATCATCTCGCGGCGCACGAGCGGCACCTCCCCGGCGGCGCTCGCGGACGAGCTCGGGGTGCACCGCGCCGGGGCCTACCGGGTGCTCGCGACCCTCGAGCAGCGACACCTCGTCGCCAAGGGCAGCGACGGCCTCTACCGGCTCGGCTCCGGCGCGCTCGCCTACGCCGGACGCTTCATGAGCCAGTACCGCCTGGCGGCGCAGCCGCTCGTGCAGGACCTCGCCGACGGCACGGGCTGCACGGCCTTCGTCTCGATCGCCGACCGCGACGAGTCGGTCGCCGTCGCCGTCGCCGAGCCGGGCGCGCGCGGCGCCATCGGCATCAGCTACCAGATCGGCACCCGCCACCCGATCGCCCACGGCGCCGACGGCATCGCGATCCTCGCACAGCGACCCGCCGCAGCGACCGACGCCGAGGCCGTGCGGGTCGCCCGCGAGCTGGGCTATGCCGTCTCCGACGGCCAGGTCCAGCCGGGCACCGTCGGCCTGGCCATCGGCACGGGGAGCATCGCCGACGAGGTCGAGGGCTCGATCGGCGTCATCCGCCTCGGGGCCCCTGCCGACCTCGACATCGACAGCCTGCTCCCCCACGTGCAGCGGGCTCGGGACCTCGTCTCCCAACTCTGA
- a CDS encoding SRPBCC family protein, with the protein MKITRTIPAPDTPPSAVFAYLSDFTTSEEWDPGTLQTTLVEGDGGVGSRYRNRSVFRGRETELTYVTVDLQPDRLVVMRGENSSVVVHDRMSIRPGTGGRGSALVYEADFRFKGLARLATPLLRRPLTRLGDDAEQALARVLPRL; encoded by the coding sequence GTGAAGATCACCCGCACGATCCCCGCCCCCGACACCCCCCCGAGTGCCGTCTTCGCCTACCTCAGCGACTTCACCACGAGCGAGGAGTGGGACCCCGGCACGCTCCAGACGACCCTCGTCGAGGGCGACGGCGGAGTCGGCAGCCGCTACCGCAACCGCTCCGTCTTCCGCGGACGCGAGACCGAGCTGACCTACGTCACCGTCGACCTGCAGCCGGACCGGCTCGTCGTCATGCGCGGGGAGAACTCGAGCGTCGTCGTGCACGACCGGATGTCGATCCGCCCGGGTACCGGCGGGAGGGGTAGCGCGCTCGTCTACGAGGCCGACTTCCGCTTCAAGGGACTCGCCCGGCTGGCCACGCCGCTGCTCCGGCGCCCGCTGACGCGCCTGGGTGACGACGCCGAGCAGGCGCTCGCCCGGGTGCTGCCACGGCTGTGA
- a CDS encoding alpha/beta fold hydrolase, with product MTISPTLVGHGPTKVIAVHGWFGGADGWGLLPDLVDTEAFTFAFLDLRGYGARQGEATDFSLDDVADDVFTLADELGWDSFALVGHSMGGAMVLRAWSRHPERITAIVGISPVPASGVPLDADGQALFGGAAQEPGNRRAIIDFTTGNRHPGSWLDAMTAYSQEHSTPEAVAGYLASWTGADFADELPAPSIPVRAVAGAHDPALGEETMRATWLEQIPGCELTVLPDAGHYAMFESPLGLLAAIEATLPAA from the coding sequence ATGACGATCTCCCCGACTCTCGTGGGCCACGGCCCGACCAAGGTCATCGCCGTGCACGGCTGGTTCGGCGGCGCCGACGGGTGGGGACTCCTGCCCGATCTCGTCGACACCGAGGCCTTCACCTTCGCCTTCCTCGACCTGCGCGGCTACGGGGCGCGGCAGGGCGAGGCCACCGACTTCTCCCTCGACGACGTCGCTGACGACGTCTTCACGCTGGCCGACGAGCTCGGCTGGGACAGCTTCGCGCTCGTCGGTCACTCGATGGGCGGCGCCATGGTGCTGCGCGCCTGGAGCCGGCACCCCGAGCGCATCACCGCGATCGTCGGCATCTCCCCCGTGCCCGCGTCCGGCGTGCCGCTCGACGCCGACGGACAGGCGCTCTTCGGCGGGGCCGCGCAGGAGCCGGGCAACCGGCGCGCGATCATCGACTTCACGACGGGCAACCGGCACCCCGGCAGCTGGCTCGACGCGATGACCGCCTACTCGCAGGAGCACTCCACGCCAGAGGCCGTGGCCGGCTACCTCGCCTCGTGGACCGGGGCCGACTTCGCCGACGAGCTGCCCGCGCCGAGCATCCCCGTGCGCGCCGTCGCCGGCGCCCACGACCCGGCCCTCGGCGAGGAGACGATGCGCGCGACGTGGTTGGAGCAGATCCCCGGCTGCGAGCTGACGGTGCTGCCCGACGCCGGGCACTACGCGATGTTCGAGTCGCCGCTCGGCCTGCTGGCAGCCATCGAGGCGACCCTGCCTGCTGCGTAG